The following proteins come from a genomic window of Rissa tridactyla isolate bRisTri1 chromosome 13, bRisTri1.patW.cur.20221130, whole genome shotgun sequence:
- the COMT gene encoding catechol O-methyltransferase isoform X2 — protein MLESSSVLLFIVFALLFILLLFLVLIRKNGSAALIWNEIIREKITNFIMNQSKEQRILNFVLQNAVRGDPCSVLDTIDKYCSQKEWAMNVGDEKGLILDKTVEEVQPSVALELGTYCGYSAVRIARLLKAGARLLTVEFNPEFAAIAKQIIEFAGVQDKVKLLEGPSEEIIPQLKKKYEVDTLDFVFLDHWKDRYTPDTILIQECNLLRKGSVLLADNIIVPGAPEFLNYIRKNPRFQCTNYPSHLEYMKVKDAMEKAVFLG, from the exons atGCTGGAGAGCTCTTCAGTCCTTTTGTTCATTGTCTTCGccctgcttttcattttgctgctctttctgGTGCTCATCAGGAAAAACGGCAGTGCTGCCCTTATCTGGAATGAAATAATCCGGGAGAAAATAACCAATTTCATCATGAATCAGAGCAAAGAACAGAGGATTTTAAATTTTGTGCTGCAGAATGCAGTCCGAGGAGACCCCTGTAGTGTGCTGGACACTATAGATAAGTACTGCTCCCAGAAAGAGTGGGCCATGAATGTGGGCGATGAGAAAG GTTTAATTCTAGACAAGACAGTGGAAGAGGTCCAGCCATCGGTTGCACTGGAGCTGGGAACATACTGCGGCTACTCAGCAGTTCGGATTGCTCGGCTACTGAAGGCAGGAGCTCGTCTTCTCACTGTGGAGTTCAACCCAGAATTTGCTGCTATAGCTAAACAGATCATTGAGTTTGCTGGAGTACAAGATAAG GTAAAACTCCTGGAAGGCCCCTCAGAGGAAATTATTCcccagctgaagaaaaaatatgaagtggATACTCTGGATTTTGTCTTCCTGGACCACTGGAAAGACAGATACACACCAGACACCATCCTGATTCAG GAATGCAACTTGCTGAGGAAGGGCTCGGTTCTTCTGGCTGACAATATCATCGTCCCAGGAGCTCCAGAATTCCTTAACTATATCCGCAAGAACCCCCGCTTCCAGTGCACTAACTACCCATCTCACCTGGAATACATGAAAGTGAAGGATGCTATGGAAAAGGCTGTGTTTTTGGGATAG
- the COMT gene encoding catechol O-methyltransferase isoform X1, producing the protein MAVYLHNQMLESSSVLLFIVFALLFILLLFLVLIRKNGSAALIWNEIIREKITNFIMNQSKEQRILNFVLQNAVRGDPCSVLDTIDKYCSQKEWAMNVGDEKGLILDKTVEEVQPSVALELGTYCGYSAVRIARLLKAGARLLTVEFNPEFAAIAKQIIEFAGVQDKVKLLEGPSEEIIPQLKKKYEVDTLDFVFLDHWKDRYTPDTILIQECNLLRKGSVLLADNIIVPGAPEFLNYIRKNPRFQCTNYPSHLEYMKVKDAMEKAVFLG; encoded by the exons atGCTGGAGAGCTCTTCAGTCCTTTTGTTCATTGTCTTCGccctgcttttcattttgctgctctttctgGTGCTCATCAGGAAAAACGGCAGTGCTGCCCTTATCTGGAATGAAATAATCCGGGAGAAAATAACCAATTTCATCATGAATCAGAGCAAAGAACAGAGGATTTTAAATTTTGTGCTGCAGAATGCAGTCCGAGGAGACCCCTGTAGTGTGCTGGACACTATAGATAAGTACTGCTCCCAGAAAGAGTGGGCCATGAATGTGGGCGATGAGAAAG GTTTAATTCTAGACAAGACAGTGGAAGAGGTCCAGCCATCGGTTGCACTGGAGCTGGGAACATACTGCGGCTACTCAGCAGTTCGGATTGCTCGGCTACTGAAGGCAGGAGCTCGTCTTCTCACTGTGGAGTTCAACCCAGAATTTGCTGCTATAGCTAAACAGATCATTGAGTTTGCTGGAGTACAAGATAAG GTAAAACTCCTGGAAGGCCCCTCAGAGGAAATTATTCcccagctgaagaaaaaatatgaagtggATACTCTGGATTTTGTCTTCCTGGACCACTGGAAAGACAGATACACACCAGACACCATCCTGATTCAG GAATGCAACTTGCTGAGGAAGGGCTCGGTTCTTCTGGCTGACAATATCATCGTCCCAGGAGCTCCAGAATTCCTTAACTATATCCGCAAGAACCCCCGCTTCCAGTGCACTAACTACCCATCTCACCTGGAATACATGAAAGTGAAGGATGCTATGGAAAAGGCTGTGTTTTTGGGATAG